ATCGGGGTGGTCAGCATGGGCCTGGAGACAGCGCTGGCCGTGCGCGGCGGCGCCCCGCTGGGCGAGGTGGCCGGACTGGCCGTCTTCCGGGTGACGGGGCTGCTCTTCGTCGCGGTCTTCGCCTACCTCCTCTCCCGGCGGGCCGTCGAGCAGCGGGCGCTGCGGCGTCAGGAGCGGGAGCGCCTGGAGGCCATCCTCGGCAACATGGCCGAGGGCCTGGTGGTCCTCGACCAGGCGGGGCGGATCGCGCTGCTCAACCGCGGCGCCGAGCGCCTGGTCGAGGGGTCGGCCGCCACGGTCACCGGGATGCCTTTCCAGGAGGTCTTCCACCTCCAGCGGGAGAACGGCGGCCAGTTCCGGGACGCCGACCACCCCGTCACCGCCGCCCTGCGGCGCGGCCAGGCCACCCGCCAGCGCGTCCTGGTGCGCCGGGCCGGCGGCGACCTCCTCCCCGTCTCCCTCACCGCCGCACCCTTCTACGACCCGGCGGGCGGCGCGCTCGGGGTGATCTGCACCCTGCAGGACGTGCGGGTCGAGGTGGAGATGGAGCGGATGCGCGAGGACTTCTTCTACATCGCCTCGCACGAGATCCGCACGCCGCTGACGGTCATCAAGGGGAACATCGAGCTGGCCCTGGACGGGTCGCTGGGGGCGCTCTCGGACGGGGTCCGCCGCGTCCTCGGGGAGGTGCACGAGGCGACGGTGCGCCTGATCCGGCTGGTGAACGACTTCCTCAACGCCGCCCGCCTGGAGCACGGGAAGATCACCCTGCACATCGAACGGAGCCACCTGCCGGAGGTCGTCGGGCAGGTCATCGAGACGCTGGCCCCCGATGCCCGGCGCAAGGGCCTGACGCTCACCTACCGGCTGCCCGAGGTGGGGACGCTCCCGGCGGTGCTGATGGACCCGGAGAAGGCCATCCAGGTCCTGCTGAACCTGGTGGGCAACGGGATCAAGTTCACTGAGCGGGGCGGGGTGGAGATCTGGCACGAGGTGCGCGACGGGCTGGTGGAGACCCACATCCGCGACACCGGCCCGGGGATCCCCGCCGACCAGCGCCACCGCCTCTTCGAGCGCTTCAGCCAGCTCGGCCGGGGGCTCACCCGGGACACCGGCGGCAGCGGCCTGGGGCTGTACATCTCCCTGAAGCTGGCCGAGCGGATGAACGGGACGGTCTACCTGCGCGCCAGCGAGCCGGGCGCCGGCAGCACCTTCGTCTTCGCCCTGCCGGTGGCGGCGGAGGAGGAGCGGCGCGCCTGGCCCCGCCCTCCGGCCGTCAGCGAACGAACAGGAACCAGATAACGGCGACTGCCAGCAGCACGAAGAGCCAGTCCATCGCCCACCTCCTCCACAGAGACCTTCCGCATCCTCCCGGCACTTCCTGGCGC
The DNA window shown above is from Armatimonadota bacterium and carries:
- a CDS encoding ATP-binding protein, whose translation is MPRLTASTLPLAIGFIEILLGTAMLISAPAAFAEPGRRITVAGTAYVSAGVIACILHVHGPGLGRRVRLLGGLLVAVPLLVGAWNAGRMGVPGGVVVFGLLAPLYVLAGWQDDPRDPEPVGLDALVCAVLLIEAALGALLLAAPGTFRHPLYAQVLRIRPLVAGALLTGAAALALSLRLRHVLLRLAAYTAGAVPLVGLAVLFVRALGWWPGFFVYPMLAAFLVAHPWFQEALADRVRAAAARPSSAAVERIIEAVVWAAILLVTLAGNMAQAPVNRVGLYSLAFAASLFTLVWFRLRPGPNPRLRTLYGNAFYTIFVALTARFTGGLHSPLFFLYYLPILATAWTLAPRDIRVPAGIGVVSMGLETALAVRGGAPLGEVAGLAVFRVTGLLFVAVFAYLLSRRAVEQRALRRQERERLEAILGNMAEGLVVLDQAGRIALLNRGAERLVEGSAATVTGMPFQEVFHLQRENGGQFRDADHPVTAALRRGQATRQRVLVRRAGGDLLPVSLTAAPFYDPAGGALGVICTLQDVRVEVEMERMREDFFYIASHEIRTPLTVIKGNIELALDGSLGALSDGVRRVLGEVHEATVRLIRLVNDFLNAARLEHGKITLHIERSHLPEVVGQVIETLAPDARRKGLTLTYRLPEVGTLPAVLMDPEKAIQVLLNLVGNGIKFTERGGVEIWHEVRDGLVETHIRDTGPGIPADQRHRLFERFSQLGRGLTRDTGGSGLGLYISLKLAERMNGTVYLRASEPGAGSTFVFALPVAAEEERRAWPRPPAVSERTGTR